A stretch of the Erpetoichthys calabaricus chromosome 3, fErpCal1.3, whole genome shotgun sequence genome encodes the following:
- the LOC114649539 gene encoding growth hormone secretagogue receptor type 1-like encodes MSNSTLAAFDSRCSEDCHLPANFTVYPLPDQLFSLPILVVVTVVCILLFLVGLTGNILTILIVLLNKDMRSTTNLYLSSMALSDLFIFLLMPIDLYKLWKYRPWNFGDFICKLFQFMSECCTYSSILHITALSMERYFAVCFPLQAKVTITRSRIRVVIALLWTLALLSAGPVFALVGVEFDNGMDGECRCTHYAISSGLLTAMMWVSSIYFFVPVCCLSVLYGLIGRKLWRRRHITLRDRTNRKTVKMLVVIVLAFVICWLPFHIGRMLFSVSAATSEMYRISQYFNLVSFVLFYLSAAINPILYNLMSGRYRAAVCKLFRRQQGVRLNVRHTSSHLEVETNV; translated from the exons ATGTCCAACTCCACCTTGGCTGCGTTTGACTCCCGGTGCTCGGAGGACTGCCATCTCCCGGCCAACTTCACGGTCTACCCACTGCCGGACCAGCTCTTCTCCCTGCCTATTCTGGTGGTCGTAACCGTGGTCTGTATACTGCTCTTTCTCGTTGGGCTGACTGGGAATATCTTGACAATTCTGATCGTGTTGCTCAACAAGGATATGAGGAGCACCACCAACTTGTATCTGTCCAGCATGGCTCTCTCTGAcctcttcatcttcctcctcatgCCCATTGATCTCTACAAG CTGTGGAAGTATCGGCCCTGGAACTTTGGAGACTTCATCTGCAAGCTGTTCCAGTTTATGAGTGAATGCTGCACTTATTCCAGCATCCTTCACATTACTGCTCTTAGCATGGAGCGCTACTTCGCTGTGTGCTTCCCCCTGCAGGCCAAGGTGACAATAACACGCAGCCGCATCAGAGTGGTCATTGCACTGCTATGGACATTGGCCCTGCTCAGCGCTGGCCCTGTGTTTGCACTGGTGGGTGTGGAGTTTGACAACGGGATGGATGGGGAGTGCCGCTGTACACATTATGCTATCAGCTCTGGTCTACTCACAGCCATGATGTGGGTGTCCAGCATCTACTTTTTTGTGCCCGTCTGCTGCCTCAGTGTGCTCTATGGTTTGATTGGTCGAAAGTTGTGGCGCCGCCGACACATCACCCTTCGGGACAGAACTAACCGCAAGACTGTCAAAATGCTGG TGGTCATCGTGCTAGCCTTTGTCATCTGCTGGCTGCCCTTTCATATTGGACGTATGCTGTTCTCAGTGTCTGCTGCGACTTCAGAGATGTACAGGATCAGCCAGTATTTCAACCTCGTCTCCTTTGTGTTGTTTTACCTCAGTGCTGCTATAAACCCCATTTTGTACAACCTCATGTCAGGCCGCTATCGAGCTGCAGTCTGCAAACTGTTCCGGAGACAGCAGGGAGTCAGGCTGAATGTGCGTCACACATCCTCGCACTTGGAGGTGGAAACCAATGTGTGA